One Odocoileus virginianus isolate 20LAN1187 ecotype Illinois chromosome 4, Ovbor_1.2, whole genome shotgun sequence DNA segment encodes these proteins:
- the KLHL24 gene encoding kelch-like protein 24: protein MVLILGRRLNREDPGVRDSPATKRKVFEMDPKSLTGREFFDFSSGSSHAENILQIFNEFRDSRLFTDVIICVEGKEFPCHRAVLSACSSYFRAMFCNDHRESREMLVEINGILAEAMECFLQYVYTGKVKITTENVQYLFETSSLFQISVLRDACAKFLEEQLDPCNCLGIQRFADTHSLKTLFTKCKNFALQTFEDVSQHEEFLELDKDELIDYICSDELVIGKEEMVFEAVMRWVYRAVDLRRPLLHELLTHVRLPLLHPNYFVQTVEVDQLIQNSPECYQLLHEARRYHILGNEMMSPRTRPRRSTGYSEVIVVVGGCERVGGFNLPYTECYDPVTGEWKSLAKLPEFTKSEYAVCALRNDILVSGGRINGRDVWIYNSQLNIWIRVASLNKGRWRHKMAVLLGKVYVVGGYDGQNRLSSVECYDSFSNRWTEVAPLKEAVSSPAVTSCVGKLFVIGGGPDDNTCSDKVQSYDPETNSWLLRAAIPIAKRCITAVSLNNLIYVAGGLTKAIYCYDPVEDYWMHVQNTFSRQENCGMSVCNGKIYILGGRRENGEATDTILCYDPATSIITGVAAMPRPVSYHGCVTIHRYSEKCFKL from the exons ATGGTACTAATATTGGGACGAAGACTAAACAGAGAGGATCCCGGGGTGCGTGATTCACCAGCAACAAAGCGTAAAGTTTTTGAAATGGACCCTAAATCTCTGACAGGCCGTGAGTTTTTTGACTTCTCTTCAGGATCATCCCATGCTGAAAACATCCTCCAGATATTTAATGAATTCCGAGATAGTCGTTTATTCACAGATGTTATCATTTGTGTGGAAGGAAAAGAATTTCCTTGCCATAGAGCTGTTCTTTCAGCCTGCAGTAGCTACTTCAGAGCTATGTTCTGTAATGACCACAGGGAAAGCCGAGAAATGTTGGTTGAGATCAATGGTATTTTAGCTGAAGCTATGGAATGTTTTTTACAGTATGTTTATACTGGAAAAGTGAAGATCACTACAGAGAATGTACAGTATCTCTTTGAAACATCAAGCCTTTTTCAGATTAGTGTTCTCCGTGATGCATGTGCCAAGTTCTTGGAGGAGCAACTTGATCCTTGTAATTGCTTAGGAATCCAGCGCTTTGCTGATACCCATTCCCTCAAAACACTCTTTACAAAATGCAAGAATTTTGCATTACAGACTTTTGAGGATGTGTCCCAGCATGAAGAATTTCTTGAACTTGACAAAGATGAACTGATCGATTATATTTGTAGTGATGAACTAGTTATTGGCAAGGAGGAGATGGTTTTTGAAGCCGTCATGCGTTGGGTCTATCGTGCTGTTGATCTGAGAAGACCACTGTTACATGAGCTCCTGACTCATGTGAGACTGCCTCTGTTGCATCCCAACTACTTTGTTCAAACAGTTGAGGTGGACCAGTTGATCCAGAATTCTCCTGAGTGCTATCAATTGTTGCATGAAGCAAGACGGTACCACATACTTGGGAATGAAATGATGTCTCCAAGGACTAGGCCACGCAG gtCAACTGGCTATTCTGAGGTGATAGTTGTTGTTGGAGGCTGTGAACGAGTTGGAGGATTTAATCTTCCATACACTGAGTGTTACGACCCTGTGACAGGAGAGTGGAAGTCTTTGGCTAAACTCCCCGAATTTACCAAATCAGAGTATGCAGTCTGTGCTCTAAGGAATGACATTCTTGTTTCAG GTGGAAGAATCAATGGACGTGATGTCTGGATTTATAACTCACAGTTAAACATTTGGATCAGAGTTGCTTCTCTAAATAAAGGCAGATGGCGTCACAAAATGGCTGTCCTCCTTGGTAAA GTTTATGTTGTTGGAGGCTATGATGGGCAAAACAGACTTAGCAGCGTAGAATGTTATGATTCCTTTTCAAATCGATGGACTGAAGTTGCTCCCCTTAAGGAAGCAGTAAGTTCTCCTGCCGTGACCAGCTGTGTAGGCAAATTGTTTGTGATTGGTGGAGGACCTGATGATAATACTTGTTCTGATAAG GTTCAATCCTATGATCCAGAAACCAATTCTTGGCTACTTCGTGCAGCTATTCCTATTGCCAAGAGGTGTATAACAGCCGTATCCTTAAACAACCTGATATATGTTGCTGGTGGACTGACCAAGGCAATATACTGTTACGATCCAGTTGAAGATTACTGGATGCATGTACAGAATACATTCAGCCGACAG GAAAACTGTGGTATGTCTGTATGTAATGGTAAAATATATATCCTGGGTGGAAGACGGGAAAATGGAGAAGCTACAGACACTATTCTCTGTTATGATCCTGCCACAAGTATCATCACAGGGGTAGCTGCGATGCCCAGGCCGGTGTCCTATCACGGCTGTGTGACTATTCACAGATACAGTGAGAAATGTTTCAAGCTCTGA